The Xanthomonas fragariae genome has a segment encoding these proteins:
- a CDS encoding XVIPCD domain-containing protein yields the protein MTNPNAQLQAAIAQFAAQPSITPDQEAQLRAAITQNASLLQHLNQDAANGQLKGFALPQAGAAANLAGTYDMASGVVTLPATSFQPAGTAASADLTATLRVQDMSLRFAHTNYVDAANVTQPVTQDMVTNLQSTINGSPVLAAEIKHAVTPPGHGQDAPLQHFASLSGTVAGGTYNPSNQTMSLPPSSLAVPPANFGSADLTFVLGHEIQHGFNAAGAKTAMTNAYNQAMQIAQDNNPVNDYTAPIGAVIQAGREDEAKAQIAGWNALLSREQQTKPTANVTEMMALAIPINPSQQDLTSRVLDFVEQSKTIPGQAQARSGLTFNADGTMSMTPANVAQMGQNYFDKPPVGTLGLTREQTTGIGFHGDSDYPNYYGANAVTNIITRDRAYAHPVNGVSPQMQINMGQLRLREDLMEHNGITLTTDANTPQRYLDTSTSPPKPGLFQHTATTHQHTNPIPIFPLEVPVQTVDTREPAASLKTAGHPLVDQYFAALKAGDEQGARAAAIAFATPERWQQTVADAEQRILAKQQQLPGRDNPLFEQALTHLERLGPQAGGYLDRVQMEGVAGAVAYQAKLQHLPSIDALTPVRDGQSLLAISNHPSLIDRALIDKTQAAAQPLDQSLQQLTAETQRQQDQALLQAQQRQVETQQQGFSR from the coding sequence ATGACCAATCCCAATGCCCAACTGCAAGCAGCCATCGCCCAATTCGCTGCGCAACCCAGCATCACGCCTGATCAGGAAGCACAGCTACGTGCCGCCATCACTCAGAATGCCAGCCTGCTGCAACACCTGAATCAGGATGCGGCCAACGGCCAGCTCAAGGGCTTTGCGTTGCCTCAGGCTGGCGCGGCTGCGAATCTGGCGGGCACCTACGACATGGCCTCAGGCGTAGTCACACTACCGGCCACCAGCTTCCAGCCGGCAGGAACTGCGGCTAGCGCGGACCTCACCGCCACATTGCGTGTGCAGGATATGTCGCTGCGCTTCGCTCATACGAACTATGTAGATGCTGCCAACGTCACCCAGCCGGTGACGCAGGATATGGTCACCAACCTGCAGTCGACCATTAACGGTTCGCCAGTATTGGCCGCCGAGATCAAGCATGCCGTCACGCCGCCGGGGCACGGGCAGGACGCGCCATTGCAGCATTTCGCCTCGCTCAGCGGCACGGTGGCGGGCGGCACCTACAATCCCTCGAACCAGACCATGAGCCTGCCGCCGAGCAGTCTGGCAGTACCGCCAGCCAACTTCGGTTCGGCAGACCTCACCTTCGTACTGGGGCATGAAATTCAGCATGGCTTCAATGCGGCGGGCGCGAAAACTGCAATGACCAATGCATACAATCAGGCAATGCAGATCGCGCAGGACAACAATCCCGTCAACGACTACACCGCCCCAATAGGTGCTGTCATCCAAGCGGGGCGAGAGGATGAGGCCAAGGCGCAGATCGCGGGTTGGAATGCCCTACTCAGCCGTGAGCAGCAAACTAAACCCACTGCAAATGTGACGGAGATGATGGCGCTGGCTATACCTATCAACCCCAGCCAGCAAGACCTGACTTCGCGGGTTCTCGATTTCGTTGAACAGAGCAAAACCATACCTGGTCAAGCCCAAGCCCGCTCCGGCTTGACCTTCAACGCCGATGGCACCATGTCGATGACCCCTGCCAACGTGGCGCAGATGGGGCAGAACTATTTTGATAAGCCGCCGGTAGGCACCCTAGGGCTCACACGAGAACAGACCACCGGCATTGGCTTTCACGGCGATTCCGACTATCCGAACTACTACGGTGCGAATGCGGTGACCAACATCATCACCCGCGACCGCGCCTATGCGCACCCGGTCAACGGCGTGTCGCCACAAATGCAGATCAACATGGGGCAATTGCGGCTACGTGAAGACCTGATGGAGCACAACGGGATCACCCTCACCACCGACGCGAATACACCGCAGCGCTATCTCGACACCAGTACGAGTCCGCCAAAACCCGGTTTGTTCCAGCACACCGCGACGACTCACCAACACACCAACCCGATCCCGATCTTTCCGTTGGAAGTCCCAGTGCAAACGGTTGACACACGCGAGCCCGCCGCCAGTCTCAAAACGGCCGGTCATCCGCTGGTCGATCAGTATTTCGCCGCCTTGAAAGCCGGTGACGAACAGGGCGCACGTGCGGCGGCGATAGCGTTCGCAACCCCCGAGCGCTGGCAGCAGACCGTTGCCGATGCGGAGCAACGGATTCTGGCGAAGCAGCAGCAATTGCCGGGGCGGGACAATCCGCTTTTCGAGCAGGCACTAACGCACCTGGAACGGCTGGGGCCGCAAGCCGGTGGGTATCTTGATCGTGTGCAGATGGAAGGCGTCGCCGGGGCCGTCGCCTATCAGGCCAAGCTGCAACATCTGCCCAGCATCGATGCGCTGACGCCAGTCCGGGATGGTCAGAGCTTGCTGGCAATCTCGAACCACCCGTCACTGATAGACCGCGCGCTCATCGATAAAACCCAGGCCGCGGCGCAACCGCTCGATCAGAGTTTGCAGCAGCTGACGGCGGAAACGCAGCGGCAACAGGATCAGGCGTTGCTCCAAGCCCAGCAGCGGCAGGTGGAGACGCAGCAGCAGGGTTTCTCACGATAA
- a CDS encoding glycoside hydrolase family 127 protein, which yields MTDAHEPELTCNHAPTLSRRRFLAWSGLAVSAGFLRFPAQASAAQPGSVRAVPLAQVRLIPSLFLDALHTNRRYLMRLQPDRLLHNFVLYAGLDPKAPAYGGWEADTIAGHTLGHYLSALALMHAQTGDAQCRTRASYLIAELARCQAHAGDGYVAGFTRKNAAGKIESGRAVFDELKRGKIDPAPFYLNGSWAPLYTWHKLFAGLLDVQAHCDNAQALKVATDLAGYLQGIFAALDDTQLQQVLSCEFGGLNESFVELHVRTGDAQWLALAQRLHHHAVLDPLIAQRDELVHQHSNTNIPKLIGLAREYEVTGDAASGAAARFFWHTVTEHHTYVIGGNGDREYFQQPDSIARFLTEQTCEHCASYNMLKLTRHLYQWGPQAELFDYYERTLLNHVMAQQHPRTGMFTYMTPMLAGEARSWSSPFHDFWCCVGSGMEAHAQFGDSIYWQDGQGVYVNLYVPSTVCDAAGLDMTLHSALPEQGSALLRIDAAPAAHRTLALRMPGWAQSPVLQLNGQPVDVAVSDGYLRLTRAWNAGDTLSVSFDMPLRLEAAPDDPAWVSVLRGPLVLAADLGDAAKPWSGKTPALIGGDNVLQRLQPVPGKPVFDYSDGAQHWRFSPFYAQFDRRSAVYLEHRDAAAWQQRQAEQAAAQAKQQALDARALDRIALGDETSEKAHALQSESSYPLSYRRRAGRDARTGGFIAFTLRNTAQARILRLRYWGDETRRRFRILADGELVANERLDGNRGLDFVDIDYALPAAVASRASLQIRIEPETGYSAGPAFGCWVLESV from the coding sequence ATGACGGACGCGCACGAACCCGAGTTGACCTGCAACCACGCACCGACGCTGTCGCGGCGGCGCTTTCTGGCCTGGAGCGGCCTGGCCGTGTCCGCAGGTTTCCTGCGCTTTCCGGCCCAGGCCAGTGCTGCACAACCGGGTAGCGTGCGCGCCGTGCCGTTGGCCCAGGTCAGGCTGATACCGTCGTTGTTTCTTGATGCGCTGCACACCAATCGGCGCTATTTGATGCGGTTGCAGCCGGACCGGCTGCTGCACAACTTCGTGCTGTACGCAGGTCTCGATCCCAAGGCGCCGGCCTATGGCGGGTGGGAAGCGGATACCATCGCCGGGCACACGCTCGGTCACTATCTCAGCGCATTGGCCTTGATGCATGCGCAAACCGGCGATGCGCAATGCCGCACGCGTGCCAGTTACCTGATTGCAGAACTCGCACGCTGCCAGGCGCATGCCGGCGATGGGTATGTTGCCGGATTCACCCGCAAAAATGCGGCAGGCAAGATCGAAAGCGGCCGCGCCGTCTTTGACGAACTCAAGCGCGGCAAGATCGACCCGGCGCCGTTCTATCTCAACGGCAGCTGGGCACCGCTATACACCTGGCACAAGCTGTTCGCCGGCCTGCTCGATGTGCAGGCGCACTGCGACAACGCGCAGGCGCTAAAGGTTGCGACGGATTTGGCGGGATATCTGCAAGGCATCTTTGCCGCGCTCGACGACACACAATTGCAGCAGGTGCTGTCGTGCGAGTTCGGTGGCCTCAACGAATCGTTCGTCGAGCTGCACGTACGCACCGGCGACGCGCAATGGTTGGCACTGGCGCAGCGCCTGCACCATCACGCCGTGCTCGACCCGCTGATCGCCCAGCGCGACGAACTTGTGCACCAGCATTCCAACACCAACATCCCCAAGCTGATCGGCTTGGCGCGCGAGTATGAGGTCACCGGCGATGCCGCATCGGGCGCGGCCGCGCGCTTCTTCTGGCATACCGTCACCGAACACCATACTTACGTGATCGGCGGCAACGGCGACCGCGAATATTTCCAGCAGCCGGACAGCATCGCGCGTTTTCTCACCGAGCAGACGTGCGAGCATTGCGCCAGCTACAACATGCTCAAGCTCACCCGCCATCTGTACCAGTGGGGGCCGCAGGCCGAGCTATTCGATTACTACGAACGCACGCTGCTCAATCACGTGATGGCGCAGCAGCATCCCCGCACCGGTATGTTCACCTACATGACACCGATGCTGGCCGGCGAAGCGCGCAGCTGGTCGTCGCCATTTCACGATTTTTGGTGCTGCGTCGGTAGCGGCATGGAAGCGCATGCGCAGTTCGGCGATTCCATCTACTGGCAGGACGGGCAGGGCGTTTACGTCAACCTGTACGTGCCTTCCACCGTGTGCGACGCTGCCGGGCTGGATATGACCTTGCACAGCGCACTGCCGGAGCAGGGCAGCGCATTGCTGCGTATCGATGCTGCGCCGGCAGCGCATCGCACGCTCGCATTGCGCATGCCTGGCTGGGCGCAGTCGCCTGTTCTGCAGCTCAATGGGCAGCCTGTCGATGTGGCTGTCAGCGACGGCTATCTGCGCCTCACGCGCGCGTGGAATGCCGGCGATACCCTAAGCGTCTCGTTCGACATGCCGTTGCGCCTGGAAGCTGCACCGGACGATCCGGCCTGGGTGTCGGTGCTACGCGGACCGTTGGTATTGGCGGCCGATCTTGGCGATGCAGCCAAGCCCTGGTCTGGCAAGACCCCTGCATTGATCGGCGGCGATAACGTGTTGCAACGTCTGCAGCCGGTGCCTGGTAAACCAGTGTTTGATTACAGCGACGGCGCACAGCACTGGCGGTTCTCGCCGTTCTACGCCCAATTCGACCGCCGCAGCGCTGTCTACCTGGAGCATCGCGACGCCGCCGCATGGCAGCAACGCCAGGCTGAGCAGGCTGCAGCGCAAGCCAAACAACAGGCACTCGACGCGCGCGCCCTGGATCGCATCGCCCTGGGCGATGAAACATCAGAGAAAGCACACGCGCTGCAGAGCGAAAGCTCCTATCCATTGAGCTACCGCCGTCGCGCCGGCCGCGACGCCCGCACCGGCGGCTTCATCGCCTTCACTCTGCGCAACACCGCGCAGGCCCGCATCCTGCGCCTGCGCTACTGGGGCGACGAAACCCGCCGCCGCTTCCGCATTCTCGCCGACGGCGAACTGGTCGCCAACGAACGCCTGGACGGCAACCGCGGCCTGGACTTCGTCGACATCGACTACGCGTTGCCAGCAGCAGTAGCAAGCCGCGCCAGCCTGCAGATCCGCATCGAACCGGAGACCGGCTATTCGGCTGGGCCAGCTTTTGGGTGTTGGGTGTTGGAGTCGGTGTGA